The following coding sequences are from one Dyadobacter chenhuakuii window:
- a CDS encoding toxin-antitoxin system YwqK family antitoxin: MLKNIFTVLGITVIFGSFLFCSCGKKSNHTVVYVNVDSLTTKLGIILNPHYKAAYANVDSLIGQSGMMIDSRKNGLWLTESVGGRLLHETNYLNDKMHGIHVSYAEDGSISRIEHYNQGQLDGYSVNWADGDIYSKGPFKKGKMDGKWEFYWFGQLARKVEYKDGEPIKVQEIIKMPTPPKWIE, from the coding sequence ATGCTAAAAAATATTTTCACGGTTTTAGGCATCACGGTAATATTTGGCAGTTTCTTATTTTGTTCATGCGGAAAAAAGTCTAATCATACAGTCGTGTATGTTAATGTTGACAGCTTAACCACCAAGTTAGGGATAATCCTTAATCCTCATTACAAAGCCGCGTATGCTAACGTTGATAGCCTAATAGGTCAATCCGGAATGATGATTGATTCTAGAAAAAATGGTCTATGGCTAACAGAATCGGTTGGTGGGCGATTGTTACATGAAACAAATTACTTAAACGATAAAATGCATGGTATTCACGTAAGTTATGCTGAAGATGGCTCGATTTCTAGAATAGAACATTATAATCAGGGACAGCTGGACGGTTATTCCGTGAATTGGGCAGATGGGGATATATATAGTAAAGGGCCATTTAAAAAGGGCAAAATGGATGGTAAATGGGAATTTTATTGGTTTGGACAGCTGGCCCGAAAAGTAGAATATAAAGATGGCGAACCAATTAAAGTGCAGGAAATTATTAAGATGCCAACACCCCCAAAGTGGATTGAGTAG
- a CDS encoding recombinase family protein: MPRNIAYLRVSTLDQDLEKNKADILHLANEKNLGKVEFVQEKVSGKVAWRNRKIGPILDELKKGDVILLSEFSRLGRSMLEVMEIISIAMQKGIRIYTVKGAWQLDDSIQSKVMAMVFAMASEIERDLISKRTKESLAAKKLSGIKLGRPSGPGKSKLDQFKPEIEALLLSGSSQKYIADRYRVTEATLSNWIKKNGIKKYQKAA; this comes from the coding sequence ATGCCCCGTAATATCGCCTATTTACGTGTCTCGACTCTTGACCAAGACCTTGAAAAGAATAAAGCTGACATCCTGCATCTGGCTAATGAGAAAAATTTAGGAAAAGTCGAGTTTGTCCAGGAAAAGGTTTCCGGGAAAGTTGCTTGGCGTAACCGCAAAATCGGTCCAATCCTCGATGAGTTAAAAAAAGGAGATGTCATTTTACTTAGTGAGTTTTCCAGACTTGGCCGGTCTATGCTTGAAGTGATGGAGATCATTTCCATCGCCATGCAAAAAGGTATCCGGATCTATACTGTAAAAGGTGCCTGGCAACTTGACGACTCGATCCAAAGTAAAGTGATGGCAATGGTATTTGCGATGGCTTCCGAAATTGAAAGAGACCTGATCAGTAAAAGGACAAAGGAGTCTCTTGCAGCAAAGAAACTGTCGGGAATAAAACTTGGCCGACCGTCGGGCCCAGGTAAAAGTAAACTTGATCAGTTCAAGCCTGAGATCGAGGCTTTGCTGCTCAGTGGTTCGAGTCAGAAGTACATTGCCGACCGTTACCGGGTGACGGAGGCTACTCTGTCAAATTGGATCAAAAAGAATGGTATAAAAAAATATCAAAAGGCAGCTTGA